In the genome of Desulfovibrio sp. JC010, one region contains:
- the hydF gene encoding [FeFe] hydrogenase H-cluster maturation GTPase HydF, which translates to MSNNAPRGVRLVITLLGRRNAGKSSLINAIAGQDVAIVSDLPGTTTDPVAKQYELLPLGPVTFYDTAGLDDSGEVGELRIKATNKVMMRTDLALIVVGEEGLTDYEVELINKVSELEIPYLVAFNKNDFCEPLEADMDYCRQRGIPFYKTSVLEACSIDELKEAIITLAPEEMKRDPVLAGDLFSEGDWVVCVVPIDLAAPKGRLILPQVQVLREILDCDAVGVTVKEREIEETLSSMKRNPALVITDSQVVMSVAGDVPDDIPLTTFSTLFARYKGDLSSLVEGVEAIDSLQDGDTVLMGEACSHHPVADDIGKVKIPRWIRQYTGKDINFVMYSGHDFPEDLERFKLVIHCGGCMLNRSEMLRRIKECQRSGVPVTNYGVAISKVQGVLDRVISPFNL; encoded by the coding sequence ATGTCCAATAATGCTCCCCGCGGTGTGCGGCTGGTGATAACTCTTCTTGGCAGGCGCAATGCCGGTAAATCTTCATTAATCAACGCCATTGCCGGACAGGATGTGGCAATTGTTTCCGATCTGCCCGGAACCACAACTGACCCGGTGGCAAAACAGTATGAGTTGCTTCCGCTCGGCCCGGTGACTTTCTACGATACCGCCGGACTTGATGACAGCGGGGAGGTGGGCGAGCTGCGCATAAAAGCCACCAACAAGGTCATGATGCGCACGGACCTCGCTTTAATCGTTGTGGGCGAAGAAGGACTGACCGATTATGAAGTGGAGTTGATCAATAAAGTATCTGAATTGGAGATTCCGTATCTGGTGGCCTTCAATAAAAACGATTTTTGTGAGCCTCTTGAGGCTGATATGGATTACTGCCGTCAGCGCGGGATTCCGTTCTATAAGACTTCAGTGCTGGAAGCCTGCTCTATCGATGAACTCAAGGAAGCGATCATCACGCTGGCCCCGGAGGAAATGAAACGCGATCCGGTGCTTGCCGGGGATTTGTTCAGTGAAGGGGACTGGGTTGTCTGCGTGGTGCCCATTGACCTTGCCGCCCCCAAGGGCAGGCTGATCCTGCCGCAGGTGCAGGTCCTGCGTGAGATTCTTGATTGTGATGCTGTTGGGGTAACAGTCAAAGAGCGTGAGATTGAGGAAACGTTATCATCCATGAAGCGCAATCCGGCCTTGGTCATAACCGATTCTCAGGTTGTGATGAGTGTTGCCGGGGATGTGCCGGATGATATTCCGCTGACCACTTTTTCAACCCTGTTCGCCCGTTACAAGGGTGATTTGTCCAGCCTTGTGGAGGGTGTAGAGGCTATTGACTCCTTGCAGGATGGAGATACCGTGCTGATGGGTGAAGCATGTTCGCACCATCCTGTTGCCGATGATATTGGAAAGGTCAAGATTCCGCGCTGGATTCGTCAGTATACAGGCAAAGACATCAACTTTGTCATGTATTCCGGGCACGATTTTCCTGAAGATCTGGAACGTTTTAAGCTGGTCATTCATTGCGGTGGTTGCATGCTCAACCGCAGTGAGATGCTGCGGCGCATCAAGGAGTGTCAGCGCAGCGGAGTTCCGGTGACTAATTACGGTGTGGCAATATCCAAAGTTCAGGGAGTTCTTGACCGGGTCATCAGTCCTTTTAATCTGTAG